Proteins co-encoded in one Bacteroidales bacterium genomic window:
- a CDS encoding HAD family hydrolase, giving the protein MKQITTIAFDADDTLWENEPNFRAAEINFCELLEPDFSLEETKKVLYDIEIKNLPFYGYGVKNFIISAIETTCKLYNSEVSADLMNKTLQVGRDLLQKPNELIDGVENVLQELQGKYRLLLVTKGDLIDQERKINKSGLKDYFDHIEVVSHKNSDDYRNLFKKTNCISENFAMVGNSLKSDILPVLELNSYAIHIPFHITWEHEQHHEEVTHPKFISISSIDKLLDIF; this is encoded by the coding sequence ATGAAACAAATAACAACAATTGCTTTTGATGCCGATGATACCTTATGGGAGAATGAACCGAACTTTCGTGCGGCAGAGATAAATTTCTGTGAATTGCTTGAACCCGATTTTTCTCTTGAAGAAACAAAGAAAGTTCTGTATGATATCGAAATAAAAAATCTTCCTTTTTATGGTTACGGCGTTAAAAATTTTATTATTTCGGCAATAGAAACAACTTGTAAGTTATATAATTCCGAAGTCAGTGCCGATTTGATGAATAAAACTTTGCAGGTAGGGAGAGATTTATTGCAGAAACCGAATGAGTTAATAGACGGAGTTGAAAATGTTTTGCAAGAATTACAAGGAAAATACCGGCTGTTATTAGTAACTAAAGGAGATTTAATAGATCAGGAAAGGAAAATAAATAAATCGGGGTTAAAAGATTATTTTGATCATATAGAAGTAGTAAGCCATAAAAACAGCGATGATTATCGAAATTTATTTAAGAAAACAAACTGTATCTCCGAAAATTTTGCTATGGTCGGAAACTCATTGAAATCGGATATATTACCGGTTTTAGAACTGAATTCTTATGCAATACATATTCCGTTTCATATCACTTGGGAGCATGAACAACATCATGAAGAAGTAACTCATCCGAAATTTATCTCTATCTCATCAATAGATAAGTTGCTGGATATCTTTTAA
- a CDS encoding superoxide dismutase — protein sequence MEHVLPKLPYALNGLEPHISMQTLEFHYGKHHQAYVNNLNNLIKGTEFENASLEDIIMKADGGIFNNGAQVWNHTFYFIECLSPDGGGEPLGQLAEEIKRDFGSFDKFKELFTKAASTLFGSGWTWLVRNKDGKLEIVQTTNAGNPLRDGKMPIITCDVWEHAYYLDRQNRRPEYIDAFWKVVNWKNK from the coding sequence ATGGAACACGTATTGCCGAAATTACCTTATGCATTGAACGGTTTAGAGCCGCACATTTCAATGCAAACACTTGAATTTCACTATGGGAAACATCATCAAGCTTATGTAAATAATTTAAACAACTTGATTAAAGGGACCGAATTCGAAAATGCCAGTTTAGAAGATATTATTATGAAAGCCGATGGTGGAATCTTCAACAACGGTGCTCAAGTTTGGAACCACACATTCTATTTTATCGAATGTTTGTCGCCTGACGGCGGGGGGGAACCGCTCGGACAATTAGCTGAAGAAATCAAAAGAGATTTCGGTTCTTTTGATAAATTCAAAGAATTATTTACAAAAGCTGCTTCAACTTTATTCGGTTCCGGTTGGACTTGGTTAGTAAGAAATAAAGACGGAAAACTTGAAATAGTTCAAACCACCAATGCCGGAAATCCTTTAAGAGACGGCAAAATGCCTATTATTACCTGCGATGTATGGGAACATGCATATTACCTTGATCGTCAAAACAGGCGTCCCGAATATATTGATGCCTTTTGGAAAGTAGTTAATTGGAAAAATAAATAA
- a CDS encoding nitroreductase family protein — protein MKKLIFLAVALTISFNLMSQTEGTGKDISTDPKRNPKAQQTTQSGTSTKQITSDVGESPKEVTPKSVAAAKQLIELPQPSKSRKCDIMQALGNRKSTRNMKAEHVSLQDLSDILWAAKGVNRPDENKMTSPTARNSQEIEVYLCRPEGVYIYLNEKNALELVSDKNIFKELNGTRPTGALDILLIVADLSRYNGYSPNGDNTHFYEMGAVDAGIVSQNISLMCAAANIGTVPRAMMDHENIYKILDFGKNQVLWLNHPIGYFEK, from the coding sequence ATGAAGAAATTAATATTCTTAGCTGTTGCATTAACGATAAGTTTTAATCTTATGTCACAAACAGAAGGTACGGGAAAAGATATTTCAACTGACCCTAAAAGAAATCCTAAAGCTCAGCAAACCACCCAAAGCGGTACATCTACAAAACAAATTACATCCGATGTTGGCGAATCTCCAAAAGAGGTTACTCCAAAAAGCGTAGCCGCGGCTAAACAACTCATTGAATTACCTCAACCTTCAAAATCTCGTAAGTGCGACATTATGCAAGCGTTGGGTAACAGAAAATCTACCCGCAATATGAAAGCCGAACATGTTTCTTTACAAGATTTATCGGACATTTTATGGGCAGCAAAAGGAGTCAATCGTCCTGATGAAAACAAAATGACTTCCCCAACAGCAAGAAACTCACAAGAAATTGAGGTTTATCTTTGCCGTCCAGAAGGTGTTTATATTTATCTAAATGAGAAAAATGCGCTGGAATTAGTTAGTGATAAGAATATCTTTAAAGAATTAAACGGAACTCGCCCTACAGGAGCTTTAGACATTCTACTTATTGTTGCGGATTTGTCAAGATACAATGGTTACAGCCCGAACGGCGATAATACACATTTTTACGAAATGGGTGCCGTTGACGCAGGCATCGTATCCCAAAATATTTCTTTGATGTGTGCTGCAGCAAATATTGGAACAGTTCCAAGAGCAATGATGGATCATGAAAATATTTACAAAATCCTTGATTTCGGTAAAAACCAAGTACTTTGGCTAAATCACCCGATAGGGTATTTTGAAAAATAA
- a CDS encoding glucosaminidase domain-containing protein, protein MQRIKNIIILLLIFIGTDCFAQIAERQEYARKYGDIAVRKMKEFGIPASITLAQGILESGCGKSELAVKSNNHFGIKCHTGWNGQTHYHDDDAPQECFRKYKKVEDSFDDHSLFLTTRDRYADLFKLDVSDYKSWAHGLKKAGYATNPNYANLLIKIIDENQLYMYDMVAIGVMDISDIPNDLFENMENFCNNIEIENTNEIYDLPKNLDKYQYELGLCLCMDEAVYVETHKNRHIFEYNKVYAVFAEEYETLEQIAKALGEPVRQLRNYNDLSKGDKISAGDIIYLGPKNNKGSASFHITGENETLWGISQCYTVKLNKLIKKNGISEANTILKPGIKIKL, encoded by the coding sequence ATGCAACGTATTAAAAATATAATAATATTATTGTTGATTTTCATTGGTACTGATTGCTTTGCGCAAATTGCTGAGCGACAAGAGTACGCGAGAAAGTACGGAGATATTGCGGTTCGTAAAATGAAAGAATTCGGAATTCCTGCAAGTATCACCCTTGCGCAAGGAATTTTAGAGTCGGGTTGCGGTAAAAGCGAGCTTGCCGTTAAATCAAACAATCATTTCGGAATAAAATGCCACACCGGATGGAACGGTCAAACTCATTATCATGATGATGATGCTCCGCAGGAATGTTTTAGAAAGTATAAAAAGGTAGAAGATTCTTTTGATGACCATTCGCTTTTTCTTACAACGCGCGATAGATATGCCGATCTCTTCAAACTTGATGTTTCCGATTATAAATCCTGGGCGCACGGACTAAAAAAAGCCGGTTATGCAACTAATCCTAATTATGCTAATTTATTGATTAAAATTATTGATGAAAATCAATTATATATGTATGATATGGTTGCTATAGGAGTGATGGATATTTCCGATATTCCTAATGATTTGTTTGAAAATATGGAAAATTTCTGTAATAATATAGAAATTGAAAATACTAACGAGATTTATGATCTTCCTAAAAATCTCGATAAATATCAATATGAATTGGGATTGTGCTTATGTATGGATGAAGCTGTTTATGTTGAAACACATAAGAACAGACATATCTTTGAGTATAATAAAGTTTATGCGGTGTTTGCCGAAGAATATGAAACATTGGAACAGATAGCTAAAGCTTTAGGTGAGCCTGTCAGACAGCTTAGAAATTATAACGATTTATCCAAAGGAGATAAAATTTCTGCAGGTGATATAATTTATTTAGGTCCGAAAAATAATAAAGGAAGCGCATCCTTTCATATTACGGGTGAAAATGAAACTTTGTGGGGAATATCTCAGTGTTATACTGTTAAGTTGAATAAGCTAATAAAAAAGAATGGTATCAGCGAAGCCAATACCATTCTTAAACCAGGAATAAAAATAAAATTATAA
- a CDS encoding 4Fe-4S dicluster domain-containing protein yields MKIEIIEKLKEDVRYKEALTACMNCGVCTAICPAAEFYKYDPRTICNIVQSNNVDEIEDLLNSETIWYCGQCMSCKTRCPRGNVPGMLITVLRKISQEMGYFVNSEKGRQQLAIKRTVGENIINAGYCVHPDIVDPDLHPEQGPVWRWFINNIKEVSPKMGAVYHQETAGALRAISKDTLDEIKSIFKVTGGEEFYKKIEHFSSEKAKDFQSNADYDYMIKVYTTDSGDHTR; encoded by the coding sequence ATGAAGATTGAAATTATTGAAAAACTAAAAGAAGATGTTCGGTACAAAGAGGCCCTTACGGCTTGTATGAACTGTGGGGTTTGCACTGCTATCTGCCCTGCTGCCGAATTCTATAAATATGATCCCCGAACGATCTGCAATATAGTACAATCTAATAATGTTGATGAGATAGAAGATCTGTTAAATAGTGAAACAATCTGGTATTGCGGGCAGTGCATGTCGTGCAAAACCCGTTGTCCGCGCGGAAATGTTCCGGGAATGCTAATAACAGTTTTAAGAAAAATATCTCAGGAAATGGGATATTTCGTAAACAGTGAAAAAGGACGTCAGCAATTGGCAATCAAAAGAACAGTAGGTGAAAATATTATTAATGCCGGATATTGCGTTCATCCGGATATCGTAGATCCTGACCTTCATCCGGAACAAGGCCCGGTTTGGCGTTGGTTTATTAACAACATCAAAGAAGTAAGTCCGAAAATGGGTGCGGTTTATCATCAGGAAACTGCGGGTGCTTTAAGAGCCATCAGTAAAGACACTCTTGATGAAATTAAAAGTATTTTTAAAGTTACCGGCGGAGAAGAATTCTACAAAAAAATAGAGCATTTTTCTTCTGAAAAAGCCAAAGATTTTCAATCTAATGCTGATTATGACTACATGATAAAAGTATATACTACAGATTCCGGAGATCATACACGGTAA
- a CDS encoding heterodisulfide reductase subunit B, whose protein sequence is MYKHKWNDYQKEIADDKYFYARSCIRQTFFPGSETAFVKMMREEMKKDILDVANQHTCTGIGYHGDIIPFETTSAVVGRLMSLMTEAGYENYVPSCITSFGLIVEITETWHHFPELLEKTREDLYKATKREFNLPKNIAHPSDIIYKFRNELKSKMKYQLVNKETGKPLKGVEHIGCHYAKVFPDRGIGGAEFPVVLSGMIETWGGEVIDYPERRHCCGFGFRNYLVQANRGYSVSNSHKKFESMEPYEPDFIVANCPGCAMFLDKWQYTIAELENKTYDKYGKGIPVLTYEELAGMLLGYNPWELGMQIHQVQCESLLDKIGIEYNTTEKYTGVSGKKIFPPEKPQNLIV, encoded by the coding sequence ATGTATAAACATAAATGGAATGATTATCAGAAGGAAATAGCTGACGACAAATATTTCTATGCAAGAAGTTGCATCAGGCAAACCTTTTTCCCCGGCTCCGAAACGGCCTTTGTGAAAATGATGAGAGAGGAAATGAAGAAGGATATCCTCGACGTTGCAAATCAACATACTTGCACGGGAATAGGTTATCACGGTGATATTATTCCTTTTGAAACCACCTCGGCTGTCGTCGGCAGACTTATGTCGTTGATGACGGAAGCAGGTTATGAAAATTATGTGCCTTCGTGTATTACTTCTTTCGGATTGATTGTTGAAATTACCGAAACTTGGCATCATTTCCCGGAACTGCTGGAAAAAACTCGCGAAGATCTCTATAAAGCCACAAAACGTGAATTTAATTTACCAAAAAATATAGCCCACCCTTCCGATATCATTTATAAATTTCGCAACGAATTGAAATCGAAAATGAAATATCAACTGGTTAATAAAGAAACCGGAAAACCTTTGAAAGGCGTGGAACATATCGGATGCCACTATGCTAAAGTTTTTCCCGATAGAGGTATAGGCGGCGCTGAATTTCCGGTGGTTCTTTCCGGAATGATTGAAACCTGGGGAGGAGAAGTAATTGATTATCCGGAGAGACGTCATTGTTGCGGCTTTGGTTTCAGAAATTATCTCGTACAGGCAAACAGAGGTTATTCGGTAAGTAATTCCCACAAAAAGTTTGAATCGATGGAACCGTATGAACCCGATTTCATTGTGGCGAATTGCCCGGGTTGCGCCATGTTTCTCGATAAATGGCAATATACTATCGCAGAGCTCGAAAACAAAACTTATGATAAATACGGTAAAGGTATTCCTGTTCTTACATACGAGGAACTTGCCGGAATGCTTCTAGGATATAATCCTTGGGAACTCGGAATGCAAATCCATCAAGTTCAATGCGAATCTTTATTAGATAAAATAGGGATAGAATACAATACTACCGAAAAATATACAGGAGTATCGGGTAAGAAAATCTTTCCTCCTGAAAAACCTCAAAATTTAATTGTTTAA
- a CDS encoding FAD-dependent oxidoreductase: protein MQHFDTIIIGGGPAGLEAAARLSKFDKHVLIIEKDPALGGKLLLWDKLFPDFASSEELLHQLIENIKNDNVKVSLNTGIKEIENEGGLWNIIDNHNNKYSAKALLLATGFDVFDASRKEEYGYRIYPNVITSVDLEKILSGEVSHAEPKKVVFIQCVGSRDEKVGNHFCSKNCCICAVKQAIEVKEMYPNSEVYCFYMDLRMFGESYEELYRKAQQDYGITFIRGRVSEVSPTYHGQVQIKAEDTLLSRPIRLTADLVVLMVGMEASEGTVEIGKKLQIGGNYDYFKSKNQHLADNLTYLDGIFVAGTSKRQMSIPETMKDAAAAALEINNYLN from the coding sequence ATGCAACATTTTGATACAATAATAATAGGTGGAGGCCCGGCAGGACTTGAAGCGGCGGCACGACTTTCTAAGTTTGACAAGCATGTTCTCATAATCGAAAAAGATCCCGCATTGGGCGGTAAACTACTTTTGTGGGACAAACTTTTTCCCGACTTTGCTTCTTCGGAAGAATTATTACATCAATTGATTGAGAATATTAAAAATGATAATGTGAAAGTTTCTCTTAATACCGGTATCAAGGAAATTGAAAACGAGGGAGGACTTTGGAATATTATCGACAATCATAACAACAAATATTCCGCTAAAGCTCTTTTGCTGGCAACCGGTTTTGATGTTTTTGACGCGTCAAGAAAAGAAGAATACGGATATAGAATTTATCCTAATGTTATTACTTCGGTTGATCTTGAAAAAATTCTGAGCGGAGAAGTTTCACATGCCGAACCTAAAAAAGTTGTGTTTATTCAATGCGTAGGCTCACGCGATGAAAAAGTGGGAAATCATTTTTGTTCTAAAAATTGTTGTATTTGCGCTGTAAAACAAGCTATTGAAGTTAAGGAAATGTATCCGAATTCAGAAGTTTATTGTTTTTACATGGATTTACGTATGTTCGGCGAATCTTATGAAGAACTTTACCGCAAGGCACAGCAAGATTACGGTATAACTTTTATAAGAGGAAGAGTTTCGGAAGTTTCTCCTACCTATCACGGACAAGTTCAAATAAAAGCTGAAGATACTTTGCTTTCGCGACCTATAAGATTAACAGCGGATTTAGTTGTGCTTATGGTAGGAATGGAGGCGTCGGAAGGCACTGTCGAAATAGGAAAGAAACTTCAGATCGGCGGGAATTATGATTATTTCAAAAGTAAAAATCAACATCTTGCCGATAATCTGACATATTTAGATGGTATTTTTGTTGCCGGCACATCAAAACGTCAAATGTCTATTCCGGAAACCATGAAAGATGCTGCGGCGGCAGCTTTGGAAATTAATAATTATCTTAATTAA
- a CDS encoding 4Fe-4S dicluster domain-containing protein: protein MKFGFSLNTSRTIDLDKLDKKKQESFTDDIPTFKRCFACGGCAATCSAQQHTDFNVLKCNLLFRRGEFETLEKELEKCMLCGKCTLVCPRNVNTRAMIIKMRRTLNTKTNL from the coding sequence ATGAAATTCGGATTTTCATTAAATACAAGTAGAACTATTGATCTCGATAAATTAGACAAGAAAAAACAAGAATCTTTTACCGACGACATCCCAACTTTTAAACGATGTTTTGCTTGCGGCGGATGTGCGGCAACTTGTTCGGCACAGCAACACACCGACTTCAATGTGTTGAAATGCAACCTGCTCTTTCGCAGAGGAGAATTTGAAACTTTGGAAAAAGAGTTGGAAAAATGTATGCTTTGCGGCAAATGTACATTAGTTTGCCCGAGAAATGTTAATACACGTGCAATGATAATAAAAATGCGCCGAACATTAAACACAAAAACAAATCTGTAG
- a CDS encoding 4Fe-4S dicluster domain-containing protein: MNLDMYNPFVIPFAFGVVILFVNLAIAFVSWLYRLDKVQRRQIGKNIISFKTLAAIWEAIRECLFHRNIFKTNPILGYMHFSLAFGWLMLIVIGKVEAVAYEGQYFTNPWLAIFFRFFEDGRDYPYKEVLTFVMDFLLCFVLSGLLLAFIKRMYSKLLGMRKTTKHTPSDRVALISLWCIFPLRLLAESSTAAIEHNGGFLTQSLGNLLAFLPVEKFVTPLWWAYSIALCLFFVFMPFTRYMHIFTEVLLIFLRKWGVIESQKHTGYTDIEINSCSRCGICIDVCQLNTAAKINDVQSVYFIRDVRDLSLDRHIANNCLLCNRCVQACPVGIETTMIRQIYRYKQGNEDIPFYEYINTSKYTEGKNSAPILYFAGCMTHITPGIIDSMKNIFDKADDKYIFIDEDKNICCGRPLRQQGFLEQAEVLKEKLTSIIKDSGAEVLVTSCPICYNSFANEYNLDIKVLHHTQYIKELIDKGKLNLSKQDVKLVYHDPCEISRGNNIYEEPRIIINSIGNLHSTKNEKDDTLCCGGSLANIELNTEQAALITSQTLDVLTKPNPDFIITSCPLCKKTFTKNCSNNKILDISEIVSRNI, encoded by the coding sequence ATGAATTTAGACATGTACAATCCATTTGTGATTCCATTTGCTTTCGGAGTGGTCATACTTTTCGTAAATTTGGCAATCGCATTTGTTTCATGGCTTTATCGTTTAGACAAAGTTCAAAGAAGACAAATCGGAAAAAATATAATTTCTTTTAAAACATTAGCAGCCATTTGGGAAGCTATCCGCGAATGCCTATTCCACAGAAATATTTTCAAAACAAACCCCATCTTGGGTTATATGCACTTCAGCCTTGCTTTCGGTTGGTTAATGCTCATTGTTATTGGTAAAGTTGAAGCTGTTGCTTATGAGGGACAATATTTTACAAATCCCTGGCTCGCGATTTTCTTTAGGTTTTTTGAAGACGGAAGAGATTATCCATATAAAGAAGTATTAACTTTCGTTATGGATTTTCTGCTTTGTTTTGTTCTCTCAGGATTACTTTTAGCTTTTATTAAGCGGATGTATTCCAAATTATTAGGAATGAGAAAAACAACAAAACATACTCCTTCCGACAGAGTTGCTTTGATTTCTTTATGGTGTATTTTTCCGCTTCGACTTCTTGCCGAAAGTTCAACGGCAGCTATAGAACACAACGGCGGATTTCTTACACAGTCCCTGGGAAATCTTCTCGCCTTTTTACCTGTTGAAAAATTTGTGACGCCTCTCTGGTGGGCGTATTCCATTGCTTTATGTTTATTCTTCGTTTTCATGCCTTTTACAAGGTATATGCACATTTTCACGGAAGTATTGTTAATATTCCTTCGCAAATGGGGTGTCATAGAATCTCAGAAACATACGGGATATACAGATATCGAAATTAATTCTTGTTCACGCTGCGGAATTTGCATCGATGTTTGCCAGTTGAATACTGCTGCAAAAATCAACGATGTTCAATCCGTTTATTTTATCAGAGATGTGCGTGATTTATCTTTAGACCGGCATATAGCAAACAATTGTCTGCTTTGTAACAGATGCGTACAAGCTTGTCCTGTCGGCATTGAAACCACAATGATACGGCAAATATACCGCTATAAACAAGGTAACGAAGATATTCCTTTTTACGAATATATCAACACATCAAAATATACTGAAGGAAAGAATTCCGCACCTATATTATATTTTGCAGGATGTATGACTCATATTACACCGGGAATTATTGATTCAATGAAAAATATCTTTGATAAAGCCGATGACAAATACATTTTTATTGATGAAGATAAGAATATTTGCTGCGGAAGACCTCTGCGTCAACAAGGATTTCTGGAACAAGCGGAAGTTTTAAAAGAAAAGCTGACATCAATAATTAAAGATTCCGGAGCAGAAGTTCTTGTAACTTCTTGTCCGATTTGTTATAACTCTTTTGCAAACGAATATAATTTAGACATTAAAGTACTTCATCACACACAATATATCAAAGAGTTAATCGACAAAGGTAAGTTAAATCTGAGCAAACAAGATGTTAAACTTGTCTATCATGATCCTTGCGAAATTAGTCGCGGTAATAACATCTACGAAGAACCTCGAATTATAATAAATTCGATAGGCAATTTACATTCAACTAAAAATGAAAAAGATGACACATTATGCTGCGGCGGCAGTTTAGCAAATATCGAATTAAATACGGAGCAAGCGGCTTTAATAACTTCTCAGACCTTAGATGTTTTAACAAAACCTAATCCTGATTTTATCATTACCTCTTGTCCGTTATGTAAAAAAACTTTTACAAAAAATTGTAGCAACAACAAAATATTAGACATTTCAGAAATAGTTTCAAGAAATATTTAA
- a CDS encoding 4-hydroxythreonine-4-phosphate dehydrogenase PdxA, with the protein MNVDEFNNYNLKIGITHGDFNGISYELVLKTLNDSAIHETLTPVFFGCSKLVSYFRNYFNYTDFSFTPVRQNEITPNKPNLFNIFSEEVRVTLGETTEEAANLAVLSITKAYNAINNRFVDALVCCPVSQAMLKETSSHHIGNGSYFINKLQSTRSMQILCNDYIKLTAATSKVNYEELTKLLTIEYLFEKIKTLHKIMFYDFMISSPKIAILAANSVDNTGKYIDGEVEDIIEKTNDLAIQNRIQSFGPYLPSTFFNSNEYQKFDVIMTITNQQADTIFSLLNGRDGVVYTSGLPFVVTEPYHLNGQEVGDCQAFRSALYLASDITKNRRMNYKLRKTALQRDRNFQDNSSNTGENKNISENKS; encoded by the coding sequence ATGAACGTGGACGAATTTAATAATTACAATTTAAAGATTGGTATTACTCATGGTGATTTTAATGGCATTTCATACGAATTAGTATTAAAGACATTAAATGATAGTGCAATACATGAAACTTTAACACCTGTTTTCTTCGGATGTTCGAAGTTAGTTTCATATTTCAGAAATTATTTTAATTATACCGACTTTTCATTTACACCGGTAAGACAGAATGAAATTACACCGAATAAACCTAATCTTTTTAATATTTTTTCCGAAGAAGTAAGAGTTACTTTGGGAGAAACTACTGAAGAAGCTGCAAATCTGGCTGTTCTATCTATAACCAAAGCATATAATGCCATAAACAATAGATTTGTTGATGCATTGGTCTGCTGTCCTGTTAGTCAAGCTATGCTTAAAGAAACCTCATCGCATCATATTGGCAACGGCAGTTATTTCATTAATAAATTACAATCGACACGCAGTATGCAAATTTTATGTAACGATTACATAAAGTTAACTGCGGCTACTTCTAAAGTAAATTACGAAGAGCTTACAAAGTTATTAACCATCGAATATCTTTTTGAAAAAATAAAGACTTTACATAAAATTATGTTTTATGATTTTATGATAAGCTCGCCGAAAATAGCTATTTTAGCGGCGAATTCCGTGGACAATACAGGCAAATACATAGATGGAGAAGTTGAGGATATCATTGAAAAAACAAATGATTTAGCAATACAAAATAGAATCCAATCATTCGGCCCATATTTACCTTCAACTTTTTTCAACAGTAATGAATATCAGAAATTTGATGTAATAATGACCATAACCAATCAGCAGGCCGATACAATTTTCTCTTTATTAAACGGGAGAGATGGAGTTGTTTATACTTCGGGATTGCCTTTTGTTGTAACCGAACCGTATCATTTAAATGGTCAAGAAGTTGGCGATTGCCAAGCCTTTAGAAGTGCTTTATATCTGGCAAGTGATATAACTAAAAACAGGCGTATGAATTATAAACTGAGGAAAACCGCTTTGCAAAGAGATAGGAACTTTCAGGATAATAGTTCTAACACAGGTGAAAATAAAAACATTTCCGAGAATAAGTCATAG